A single genomic interval of Polaribacter vadi harbors:
- the rfbG gene encoding CDP-glucose 4,6-dehydratase yields the protein MVNFESLFEGVYKDKKVLLTGHTGFKGPWLALWLEQMGAKVYGFSLKNEDDINHLSLLNLGLEEKISDIRNADVLEKYFQEVQPDIVFHLAAQALVRRSYDDPVETFSTNVMGTLNIFEACRKTPSVKAIVNVTTDKCYENKEWEWGYRENEPMGGYDPYSASKGCSELLTSSYRNSYFNPKDFGNKHEVLLASGRAGNVIGGGDWAVDRLIPDIIKATAKNEAVLIRNPLATRPWQHVLEPLSGYLTLGWKLLKKDVSAAEGWNFGPDNNSNLQVGDIVKLSHEYWSNIQIEISKNTDEHHEANLLMLDCSKANKKLKWKAVWGIDKTIDKTITWYKEYYENNKILSHADLEEYISDAKAANILWAL from the coding sequence ATGGTGAATTTCGAATCCCTTTTTGAAGGAGTTTATAAAGACAAAAAAGTTCTTTTAACTGGTCATACAGGTTTTAAAGGCCCTTGGCTAGCACTTTGGTTAGAACAAATGGGTGCTAAGGTTTATGGATTTTCGTTAAAAAATGAAGATGATATTAATCATTTAAGTTTATTAAATCTTGGGCTAGAAGAAAAGATAAGCGACATTAGAAATGCTGATGTTTTAGAGAAATATTTTCAAGAAGTTCAGCCAGATATTGTATTTCATTTAGCAGCACAAGCTTTAGTAAGAAGATCTTATGATGATCCTGTAGAAACATTTTCTACAAACGTAATGGGAACTTTAAATATTTTTGAAGCTTGCAGAAAAACACCTTCTGTAAAAGCTATTGTAAATGTTACCACAGATAAATGTTACGAAAATAAGGAATGGGAATGGGGTTATAGAGAAAATGAGCCAATGGGTGGTTATGATCCTTATAGCGCTTCTAAAGGATGTTCAGAATTACTAACATCATCTTATAGAAACTCTTATTTTAATCCTAAAGATTTTGGTAATAAACACGAAGTATTATTAGCAAGCGGACGTGCTGGAAACGTAATTGGTGGAGGTGATTGGGCTGTAGATAGACTAATTCCAGATATCATAAAAGCAACTGCAAAAAATGAAGCTGTTTTAATTAGAAACCCTTTAGCAACAAGACCTTGGCAACATGTTTTAGAACCCTTAAGTGGTTATTTAACGTTAGGTTGGAAATTACTTAAAAAAGATGTTTCTGCTGCTGAAGGTTGGAATTTCGGTCCTGATAATAACAGCAACTTACAAGTAGGAGATATTGTAAAATTATCTCATGAATATTGGAGTAATATCCAAATTGAAATCAGTAAAAATACAGATGAGCATCATGAAGCAAATTTATTGATGTTAGATTGCTCAAAAGCTAATAAAAAATTAAAGTGGAAAGCTGTTTGGGGAATTGATAAAACGATTGACAAAACAATCACTTGGTACAAAGAATATTACGAAAACAATAAAATTTTGTCTCATGCTGATTTAGAGGAATATATATCAGATGCAAAGGCAGCAAATATTCTATGGGCATTATAA
- a CDS encoding glycosyltransferase family 2 protein gives MNSKLRNDLFKFKEAKKVTGFDRAIFLGLTFAGLLSMFNLIEWWFRGEHISNLFLFVILSLFFLYGIIRVALIWINYLRIQKPKEVPVPEKNLSVAVFTTSAPGEPLSMFENTFKALKNLNYPHTTYLLDSTEDIAFKELAEEHDVVWLNLANLPGAKAGKINETLKRTKEEFILILDPDHIVFPNFLDQTLGFFQDEKVGFVQVSQGYYNMYRSFTAKGAAEQTYTFYGPTQMGLNGYGSAVAIGANCTFRRKALESIGGHAQGLAEDLQTSLRIHAKGWQSIYNPVIVSRGLVPEDFTSFCKQQLKWARGVFELLFDEIPSTLKNLTFWQKLSYLSIGTYYIFGPITAFFIFVPLLFFTTKISPASMDFTEFIVLGTPILLISILIYGYAQKFLCDQKTERGIHWRGMVLKYSCWPVFTYAFYLTLINKKIPYIPTAKIAVKGFMNPFVKPLILYCVLFLLMMIGLYIERRYYIPESELILTAQKTWAMIGFAMIAFVQFLGGIGAAFKSLYIKAENAWSKIIVSADKKIKIKE, from the coding sequence ATGAATTCAAAACTACGAAACGATTTATTTAAATTTAAAGAAGCTAAAAAAGTTACTGGCTTTGATAGGGCTATTTTTTTAGGCTTAACATTTGCAGGACTATTAAGCATGTTTAATTTAATTGAATGGTGGTTTAGAGGCGAACATATTTCCAATCTTTTTCTTTTTGTAATATTAAGTCTCTTTTTTTTATACGGAATTATTAGAGTTGCATTAATTTGGATAAATTATTTACGTATTCAAAAACCTAAAGAAGTTCCTGTTCCAGAAAAAAATTTAAGTGTCGCTGTTTTTACAACATCTGCTCCTGGAGAACCTTTATCGATGTTTGAAAATACTTTTAAAGCGTTAAAAAACTTAAACTATCCACACACAACTTATTTATTAGATAGTACAGAAGATATCGCTTTTAAAGAATTAGCAGAAGAACATGATGTTGTTTGGTTAAATTTAGCAAATTTACCTGGAGCAAAAGCAGGTAAAATAAACGAAACGCTAAAAAGGACAAAAGAAGAATTCATCTTAATACTAGATCCTGATCATATTGTTTTTCCAAATTTTTTAGATCAAACATTAGGGTTTTTCCAAGACGAAAAAGTTGGTTTTGTACAAGTAAGTCAAGGGTATTATAACATGTATCGTTCTTTTACAGCCAAAGGTGCTGCAGAACAAACGTACACCTTTTATGGACCAACTCAAATGGGTTTAAATGGCTATGGAAGTGCAGTTGCCATAGGTGCAAATTGTACTTTTAGAAGAAAAGCCCTAGAGAGTATTGGAGGTCATGCTCAAGGTTTAGCAGAAGATTTACAAACATCTTTAAGAATCCATGCAAAAGGTTGGCAATCTATTTATAATCCTGTAATTGTAAGTCGTGGCTTAGTACCCGAAGATTTTACATCATTTTGTAAACAACAATTAAAATGGGCAAGAGGTGTTTTTGAGTTATTGTTTGATGAAATTCCATCAACTTTAAAAAACCTTACTTTTTGGCAAAAATTATCTTATTTATCAATAGGAACTTATTACATATTTGGGCCTATAACTGCTTTCTTTATTTTTGTTCCGTTATTATTTTTTACAACAAAAATAAGTCCTGCAAGTATGGATTTTACCGAGTTTATTGTACTTGGAACACCAATACTACTAATTTCTATTTTAATTTATGGGTATGCTCAAAAATTTTTGTGTGATCAAAAAACAGAAAGAGGAATCCACTGGAGAGGTATGGTGTTAAAATATTCTTGCTGGCCTGTATTTACTTATGCATTCTACTTAACCTTAATTAATAAAAAAATTCCTTATATTCCCACAGCCAAAATAGCTGTAAAAGGATTTATGAATCCTTTTGTAAAGCCATTAATATTATATTGTGTTCTATTTTTATTGATGATGATTGGCTTATATATAGAAAGAAGATATTACATACCTGAAAGCGAATTAATTCTTACAGCTCAAAAAACTTGGGCAATGATAGGTTTTGCTATGATTGCTTTCGTGCAATTTTTAGGTGGTATTGGAGCTGCTTTTAAATCTTTATATATCAAAGCAGAAAATGCTTGGAGTAAAATAATTGTATCCGCAGATAAAAAAATCAAAATAAAAGAGTAA
- the rfbF gene encoding glucose-1-phosphate cytidylyltransferase: protein MKVVILAGGFGTRLSEETASIPKPMVKIGDKPIIWHIMKHYSSYGFNDFVILGGYKSYVIKEYFANYYLHQSDVEFDMTNNTMTTLDSKTEDWKVTVLDTGLHTMTGGRIKRAAKYLDEPFMLTYGDGVSNVNIGKLVDFHKSHSQKVTMTCVQPEGRFGAVDINVESNVINSFMEKPKGDGAWINGGFFVCDPIVFDYLENDATIFERSPLENIANDKLLAAYKHTGFWKPMDTLRDKNELESKWADNKAPWKTW from the coding sequence ATGAAAGTAGTAATTTTAGCAGGTGGGTTTGGTACCAGATTAAGTGAGGAAACAGCCTCTATTCCAAAACCTATGGTAAAAATTGGTGATAAACCAATTATTTGGCACATCATGAAACATTACTCTAGTTATGGTTTTAATGATTTTGTAATATTAGGAGGTTATAAATCTTATGTTATCAAAGAATATTTTGCAAATTACTACTTACATCAATCTGATGTTGAGTTTGATATGACAAATAATACAATGACAACCTTAGATTCTAAAACAGAAGACTGGAAAGTAACAGTTTTAGACACAGGTTTACATACAATGACTGGTGGAAGAATTAAAAGAGCTGCCAAATATTTAGATGAACCATTTATGCTAACCTATGGAGATGGTGTGAGTAACGTAAATATTGGGAAACTTGTAGATTTTCATAAAAGTCATTCTCAAAAAGTAACCATGACTTGTGTTCAACCAGAAGGTAGATTTGGTGCTGTAGATATAAATGTTGAAAGTAATGTTATTAACAGCTTTATGGAAAAACCTAAAGGAGATGGAGCTTGGATTAATGGAGGTTTCTTTGTTTGTGATCCTATCGTTTTCGATTACCTTGAAAATGATGCTACAATATTTGAAAGAAGCCCTTTAGAAAACATTGCTAACGACAAACTTTTAGCGGCCTATAAACACACAGGTTTTTGGAAACCTATGGATACTTTAAGGGACAAAAATGAGTTAGAGTCTAAATGGGCAGACAATAAAGCTCCTTGGAAAACATGGTGA
- a CDS encoding tetratricopeptide repeat protein, protein MMNSLKLGAIFKSLKNSSLCLFMFFYMVALSQNQPNKTTTTNYTTSTEITEDELFKTTKEFVASKEFNKALLILSKNYDRFSESLNINWLYAHVLSLNNDKIKAEAKFKKAISLSPDNKNLQKDYARFLYENGKLNEVEVILSKYIAEDSKDVEFLLMQANISFWNSDVKTARENVAKIKEIYPETNLTDNLSSQIKELTAFYVKANFEYQTDSQPLEYFAQHISLEKYISKVLNPKLEISNYNFSPQSEQALIAKLHNKFHFYDVGLKINVTGGAYKNFSGETDWLGGIRFTQQLSQEASLNFGYSKNSLLSTTASTTFNLTNQNVFGEFDYNHKYVAIHAAYNQQFYEDDNNIKLFGAYIVSQPIKVYKFSFQAGYGYNFSDAKNILFIYNNEGVGVYDPYFTPKEQEVHSALFITNFKPTKNLTLKAKLNYGIQASVSNPYSSEVTPGNFEIGGFYDETFSYTDIEGSINYAVSNNLGINVMYTFQETFFYDRNNINLGLNYRF, encoded by the coding sequence ATGATGAACTCATTAAAGCTAGGTGCTATTTTTAAATCACTTAAAAATAGTAGTTTATGTCTTTTTATGTTTTTTTATATGGTTGCTCTTTCTCAAAATCAACCGAATAAAACGACCACAACAAACTACACTACCTCAACAGAAATTACTGAAGACGAATTATTTAAAACAACAAAAGAATTTGTTGCATCAAAAGAATTCAATAAAGCACTTTTAATTTTATCGAAAAATTACGATCGTTTTTCTGAAAGTTTAAATATTAATTGGTTGTATGCACACGTTTTATCTTTAAATAATGATAAAATTAAAGCTGAAGCCAAATTTAAAAAAGCAATTTCTCTTTCTCCTGATAACAAAAATTTACAAAAAGATTACGCTAGGTTTTTGTACGAAAACGGAAAATTAAATGAAGTTGAAGTTATCTTATCAAAATATATTGCAGAAGATTCAAAAGACGTTGAGTTTTTATTAATGCAAGCAAATATTAGCTTTTGGAATAGTGATGTAAAAACGGCGAGAGAAAATGTCGCTAAGATTAAAGAAATATATCCAGAAACAAATCTTACAGACAATTTATCAAGCCAAATAAAAGAATTAACTGCTTTTTATGTGAAGGCTAATTTTGAATATCAAACAGATTCACAACCTTTAGAATATTTTGCACAACACATATCTCTAGAAAAATACATTTCTAAAGTTTTAAATCCTAAGTTAGAAATTTCAAATTATAATTTTTCTCCACAATCAGAACAAGCTTTAATTGCCAAACTACATAACAAATTTCATTTTTATGATGTTGGTTTGAAAATAAACGTAACTGGTGGTGCTTATAAAAACTTTTCTGGTGAAACAGATTGGTTAGGTGGCATTCGATTTACACAACAGTTAAGCCAAGAAGCATCCCTAAATTTTGGGTATTCTAAAAATAGTTTATTAAGCACAACTGCGAGTACTACATTTAATTTAACAAATCAAAATGTATTTGGAGAGTTTGATTATAATCATAAATATGTAGCTATTCATGCAGCTTATAATCAACAATTTTATGAAGATGATAACAATATAAAATTATTTGGAGCCTACATTGTATCACAACCTATTAAAGTTTACAAATTTAGCTTTCAGGCTGGTTATGGTTATAATTTTTCTGATGCTAAAAACATTTTATTTATTTATAATAATGAAGGTGTAGGAGTTTACGATCCTTATTTTACTCCAAAAGAACAGGAAGTTCACTCTGCGCTTTTTATAACAAATTTTAAACCTACAAAAAATTTAACATTAAAAGCAAAGTTAAATTATGGTATACAAGCTTCTGTTAGCAACCCATACTCTAGTGAAGTAACTCCAGGTAATTTTGAAATAGGAGGTTTTTACGATGAAACTTTTTCTTATACAGATATTGAAGGTTCGATTAATTATGCTGTTTCCAACAATTTAGGAATTAATGTAATGTACACTTTTCAAGAAACGTTTTTTTATGACAGAAATAATATTAATTTAGGATTGAATTATAGATTTTAA
- a CDS encoding leucine-rich repeat protein, with amino-acid sequence MKKILYAFVIFSLVFSGCTSPKTEEEEMNDTPTAVDDSSSTNENTAVNINVLANDSFGNDGPNTGSISTLSTTTINGASIAVNNAGTPNDPTDDTIDYNPETNFNGADTFDYRITDSNGDTSSATVSVNVIPPTGPALGTVFNDGTLKYTITSASNNEVSVEKNTDDGPSGALEIPETINQFDINYSVTSIVDEGFAYTYNITSVTIPNSVRSVGNLAFYDSQAITSVNIADSVTEIGHDAFGRCISLSTINIPAGTSHLSDGLFASNRSLANITIPSNITSIGNSVFYDCSSLNNVTIPSSVVNANMGTSVFGLCASLTNITFPNTFTTIPNETFYACNSLENFTIPNNITTIGSSAFYECSVLKEINIPATVSSIGESAFGACINLTKAVIPNNITSLPNNLFYECSSLKEVNIPNGVTSIGSSIFYACATLEDIVLPNSITSIGNSAFGNCPQLKNFDLPTNLTTIAATTFFNCSSLTEINIPSSVTSIENGAFAGCNSISQITIPEGVTSIPNIAFYNCSSLTKVNFPSTLTTIGETAFGNCFSLTTFDIPNTITSIPKQAFFQCTSLTTINIPNTITSIGEQAFYNCNGLKNMNINVPTPITINANVFEFVATNGIDLKVPSSSVNTYKNADIWKGFSSITAL; translated from the coding sequence ATGAAAAAAATACTTTACGCATTTGTAATTTTCTCTTTAGTTTTTTCAGGATGTACGAGTCCAAAAACAGAAGAAGAAGAAATGAACGATACTCCTACTGCTGTTGATGATTCTTCTTCAACAAACGAAAATACGGCTGTTAATATTAATGTTTTAGCAAATGATAGTTTTGGTAATGATGGCCCTAATACTGGCTCAATTTCTACACTTTCTACAACTACAATAAATGGAGCTAGCATAGCTGTAAATAATGCAGGAACTCCAAATGACCCAACAGATGACACTATAGATTACAATCCTGAAACTAATTTTAACGGAGCAGATACTTTTGATTATAGGATTACTGATAGTAATGGAGATACTTCTTCTGCTACTGTGAGTGTAAATGTTATTCCTCCAACAGGACCAGCATTAGGAACTGTTTTTAACGATGGAACGTTAAAATACACAATAACAAGTGCAAGTAATAATGAAGTTTCTGTAGAAAAAAATACAGACGATGGTCCTTCAGGTGCATTAGAGATCCCAGAGACTATTAATCAATTTGATATAAATTACAGTGTTACAAGTATTGTAGACGAAGGTTTTGCTTATACTTATAACATTACCAGTGTTACGATTCCAAACAGCGTAAGAAGTGTAGGTAATTTAGCTTTTTACGATTCTCAAGCAATTACGAGTGTAAATATTGCAGATTCTGTTACAGAAATTGGGCATGATGCTTTTGGTAGATGTATCAGTTTATCTACTATTAACATTCCTGCTGGAACATCTCATTTATCAGATGGTCTTTTTGCTAGTAATCGAAGTTTAGCAAATATTACAATTCCAAGCAATATTACAAGTATAGGAAACAGTGTTTTTTATGATTGTAGCAGTTTAAATAATGTTACAATTCCTAGCAGTGTTGTAAATGCTAATATGGGAACATCTGTTTTTGGTTTGTGCGCTAGTTTAACAAATATTACTTTTCCTAATACCTTTACAACAATTCCTAATGAAACGTTTTATGCTTGTAATAGTTTAGAAAACTTTACAATTCCAAATAACATCACTACAATAGGTTCATCAGCATTTTATGAATGTAGTGTATTAAAGGAAATTAATATACCTGCAACTGTTTCTTCTATTGGAGAATCTGCTTTTGGTGCTTGTATCAACTTAACCAAAGCTGTTATCCCTAATAATATTACAAGTTTACCAAACAATCTTTTTTATGAGTGCTCATCACTTAAAGAAGTTAATATTCCAAATGGAGTAACTAGCATTGGAAGTAGTATTTTTTATGCGTGTGCTACTCTAGAAGACATTGTTTTACCTAACAGCATTACAAGTATTGGAAATAGTGCATTTGGTAATTGCCCTCAATTGAAAAATTTTGATTTACCAACTAATTTAACAACTATAGCTGCAACTACTTTTTTTAACTGTAGTAGCTTAACTGAAATTAATATTCCAAGCAGCGTAACAAGTATAGAGAATGGAGCTTTTGCAGGTTGTAATAGTATTAGTCAAATAACAATTCCTGAAGGTGTAACTTCTATTCCTAATATTGCATTTTACAATTGTAGCAGTTTAACGAAAGTTAACTTTCCAAGCACTTTAACTACAATAGGAGAAACTGCTTTTGGTAATTGCTTTAGCTTAACTACTTTCGATATTCCTAACACTATCACAAGTATTCCAAAACAAGCTTTTTTTCAATGTACTAGTTTAACAACTATAAATATTCCTAATACTATTACAAGTATTGGCGAACAAGCTTTTTATAATTGTAATGGTTTAAAAAACATGAATATTAATGTACCAACTCCAATAACTATCAATGCAAATGTTTTTGAATTTGTTGCAACAAATGGTATCGATTTAAAAGTACCTTCTAGTTCAGTAAATACATATAAAAATGCTGATATATGGAAAGGGTTTAGCTCAATAACAGCGCTTTAA
- a CDS encoding transglycosylase domain-containing protein, with the protein MKFNVFEILKKKLKKSISYIKKHPFKSIFYLIALVICSAILLITLTYAGVFGKLPTKDFLLQLKTPLTSTLYASNKEQIGFYYLQNRSNIDSTEIPKALKDALIATEDNRFYEHNGVDYKSYGRVFIKSVILRQNAGGGSTLTQQVAKNTFGRKNHFLFSTPINKIKEIFIARKLEKIYTKDEILLLYLNTVTFGENIYGIEKAAFRFFNKPPAKLSIAECATLVGLLKAPTFYNPRRNPERATKRRNVVLQQMVKYNYLSIDEQQKAQTPLKLNYQEPKKLSSLNSYFKEYINTEFNTWAKENPAKDGHIYNLETDGLKIYSTLNSSVQKSSEKAMLRQMINLQKLMDLHWEALSTEGGKEALLKKLLYQTNSVKKWKSEGKSDVEIDRLSSEKKQRKHYTLPSGNDQKLQSLKDSIATAINRLHTGLLTINSQNGKILGYVAGIDYGMSQKDNILEKKQVGSTFKPITYLAALEKGKNPCDFYDNNLRTYKDYENWQPRNSSGKYGGSYTMHGALANSVNTISVRIQMEVGIEPVQKLAEKMGITATLPKVPSIVLGTGTISLFDMVTAYASISNGGKRIKPYAIERIEDDKGAILYQAKPTYSNRVASEQNVKKLQQMMGSVLTEGTASRIQNYAIPINLIGKTGTTQNNGDGWFIACSPEIVVGSWVGTFDKRAQFKSTNMGSGANTALPMVASVFKDLSLWNKTMLTNFEYEKTYFDCPPFLEMNSVDAVEYIKTDSTFINQQKIKDSIFENSKIMTDSILENQ; encoded by the coding sequence ATGAAATTTAATGTTTTCGAAATTTTAAAGAAGAAATTAAAAAAAAGTATTTCCTATATAAAAAAACATCCATTTAAAAGTATATTTTACCTAATTGCTCTTGTTATCTGTTCTGCAATTTTGTTAATAACACTTACTTACGCAGGTGTTTTTGGTAAATTACCTACAAAGGATTTCTTACTGCAACTTAAAACACCACTTACATCTACACTTTACGCCAGCAATAAAGAACAAATTGGTTTTTACTACCTTCAAAATAGATCGAATATAGATAGTACAGAAATACCAAAAGCCTTAAAAGATGCTTTAATTGCAACTGAAGATAATAGGTTTTACGAACACAATGGAGTTGATTATAAAAGTTATGGCCGCGTTTTTATAAAATCGGTAATCTTGAGACAAAATGCAGGTGGTGGAAGCACTTTAACACAACAAGTAGCAAAAAACACATTTGGGAGAAAAAATCATTTTTTATTCTCTACACCTATCAATAAAATAAAAGAAATTTTTATTGCAAGAAAATTAGAGAAAATTTACACAAAAGATGAAATTTTATTATTGTATTTAAACACTGTAACTTTTGGAGAAAATATTTACGGAATAGAAAAAGCTGCGTTTCGTTTTTTTAACAAACCTCCAGCAAAATTATCAATTGCTGAATGCGCTACACTTGTAGGTTTGCTAAAAGCACCAACATTTTACAATCCTAGAAGAAACCCTGAACGTGCAACAAAAAGAAGAAATGTGGTACTGCAACAAATGGTTAAATATAATTATTTATCTATTGATGAGCAACAAAAAGCACAGACACCCTTAAAATTAAATTACCAAGAACCTAAAAAATTATCATCATTAAATTCTTATTTTAAAGAATATATAAATACTGAATTTAATACTTGGGCAAAAGAAAACCCAGCAAAAGATGGGCATATTTATAATTTAGAAACAGATGGTTTAAAAATATATTCCACCTTAAATAGTTCTGTACAAAAATCGAGCGAAAAAGCGATGTTAAGACAAATGATAAATCTTCAGAAATTGATGGATTTACATTGGGAAGCTCTAAGTACAGAAGGTGGAAAAGAAGCCTTGCTCAAAAAATTGCTTTATCAAACAAATAGTGTAAAAAAATGGAAATCTGAAGGTAAAAGTGATGTTGAAATAGACCGACTTTCATCAGAAAAAAAACAACGAAAACATTATACGCTTCCTTCAGGAAATGATCAAAAATTACAATCTTTAAAAGATTCTATTGCAACAGCTATTAACAGATTGCACACTGGCTTACTTACAATTAACAGCCAAAATGGAAAAATCTTGGGCTATGTTGCAGGTATCGATTATGGTATGAGTCAAAAAGATAATATTTTAGAGAAAAAACAAGTAGGCTCTACTTTTAAGCCTATAACCTATTTAGCAGCACTCGAAAAAGGTAAAAATCCTTGTGATTTTTATGACAATAACTTAAGAACTTATAAAGATTACGAAAACTGGCAACCAAGAAATTCGAGTGGAAAATATGGAGGAAGTTACACTATGCATGGTGCATTAGCAAACTCTGTAAACACAATTTCGGTTCGTATACAGATGGAGGTTGGTATAGAACCTGTTCAAAAATTGGCAGAAAAAATGGGAATTACAGCAACATTACCCAAAGTACCCTCTATTGTTTTGGGTACTGGAACTATTTCTCTTTTTGATATGGTTACTGCTTATGCAAGTATTTCAAATGGTGGCAAACGTATAAAACCTTATGCAATTGAGCGTATTGAAGATGATAAAGGAGCTATTTTATACCAAGCAAAACCAACATACAGCAATCGAGTTGCTAGTGAACAGAATGTAAAAAAATTACAACAAATGATGGGATCAGTTTTAACAGAAGGCACAGCTTCTCGCATTCAAAATTATGCGATTCCTATTAATTTAATTGGTAAAACAGGTACCACTCAAAACAATGGAGATGGTTGGTTTATTGCCTGTTCTCCAGAAATTGTGGTTGGTTCTTGGGTTGGTACTTTTGATAAAAGAGCGCAATTTAAAAGTACCAATATGGGTTCTGGAGCAAATACAGCATTACCAATGGTGGCATCAGTTTTTAAGGATTTAAGTCTTTGGAATAAAACTATGCTCACAAATTTTGAGTATGAAAAAACCTATTTTGATTGCCCTCCTTTTTTAGAAATGAATTCAGTAGATGCTGTGGAATATATAAAAACAGACAGTACCTTTATCAATCAACAAAAAATAAAAGATTCTATTTTTGAAAATTCCAAAATAATGACAGATTCAATTTTAGAAAATCAATAA
- a CDS encoding NAD-dependent epimerase/dehydratase family protein — MGIINLKDKKVLVIGGNGYLGSFLVKALKEQEADVFIISRNCEASNSQFIVDITNFEETNTIIQKIKPDIVYHLAANISRNRDFSIYENMAAVNVQGTLNILKSLEGIDAHFIFTSSSEIYGNNESPFQENQIPKPVSPYSLSKINAEMLIQTYCTNHQEKFTNLRIFNFYGEHMPEEFFIPQMINSLKKGEDFLMTKGEQVRDFLYVSDVVSALILSAQNTNAYGETMNVCSGKGTKLSTLAAAVNNSMKTKAKIMLGAIPYRDNEVWEMIGDNSKIKNKIGFKPAISIEKGIEIVINKS, encoded by the coding sequence ATGGGCATTATAAATTTAAAAGATAAGAAAGTTTTAGTTATTGGCGGAAATGGATATTTAGGGAGTTTTTTAGTAAAAGCCTTAAAAGAACAAGAAGCTGATGTTTTTATAATTTCTAGAAATTGTGAAGCATCAAACTCTCAATTTATAGTTGATATTACTAATTTTGAGGAAACTAATACCATCATCCAAAAAATAAAACCAGATATTGTTTACCATTTAGCAGCTAATATTAGCAGAAATAGAGATTTTTCTATCTACGAAAATATGGCAGCTGTAAATGTGCAAGGAACCTTAAATATTTTAAAATCTTTAGAAGGCATAGATGCGCATTTTATCTTTACATCTTCTAGTGAAATTTATGGTAATAATGAATCTCCTTTTCAAGAAAATCAAATTCCTAAACCAGTATCACCCTACTCTTTAAGTAAAATTAATGCAGAAATGTTAATTCAAACTTACTGTACTAATCATCAGGAAAAATTTACGAATTTAAGAATTTTTAATTTTTATGGAGAGCATATGCCTGAAGAATTTTTTATTCCTCAGATGATAAATTCACTTAAAAAAGGAGAAGATTTTTTAATGACAAAAGGAGAACAAGTCAGAGATTTTTTATATGTTAGTGATGTTGTAAGTGCATTAATTTTATCGGCACAAAACACAAATGCTTATGGAGAAACCATGAATGTTTGTAGTGGTAAAGGAACAAAATTAAGTACTTTAGCAGCTGCTGTAAACAACAGTATGAAAACCAAAGCTAAAATTATGTTGGGAGCAATACCTTACAGAGATAATGAAGTTTGGGAAATGATAGGAGACAATTCAAAAATTAAAAATAAGATTGGTTTCAAACCTGCTATTAGTATAGAAAAAGGCATAGAAATCGTTATAAACAAATCATAA